In Trichoplusia ni isolate ovarian cell line Hi5 chromosome 2, tn1, whole genome shotgun sequence, the DNA window ataatgatttgaaaaaagaatgtTGACTCATCATTGAACTTTTCTTAACTTAATCTCAATTTCATCGCTTTTAATTTCACTACAAATGCCTAATGTAAGGACCactcaattaaattttaattgaaagttagttattcaaattaaactaCTTAGAGGCACTTCTCGTAAAGTAACACTGGAAGCTCCCACAACCACTCACACTTGGAAGTGATGAACTTCCTAAGTGGTGCGGCTGTGAAGAAGCTATGCACAAAAATTCACTGCTGAACAACTGAATTTAGGCAAATGTTATTATGAGCAACAAGCCTTTTCCTCTAATTTTAATCCACTGTAATTGGACTCTGATCTAATGCCCATACATGATCTAAGAGTTTACCACTTATCCTTGAGGAAAAAAGgcataaaaaatgttaagttatgttataattaaaaaaaactcactttAAGATTTTCTATGCCATAcatgataatttattatgtaaacatcAAAGTATTATAGCACATGTATGACagtattataaaagttattaataagaGCCTTCAACACAATAAACAGCAattcaatgaataaaaaatgtaagctaAGGTACAAGgtgttatgataataataagtaggtaaaatCAGAAgggaattattttaaaacaattttatctgtTGGAATTCTAATTGTTTCAggtagttaataatttagtgaGTCACATTTAGATTGCAATCCCATTATAATTACAAACCCATTATCAGTGTAATTGCTAGGAGAAATCCTTTATGAAACTCAGTGATTACAAATCACTCTCCTTTCTTTACTCCTATTTGAAATACCTTGACATCAAATTGCAGTACTCTTGatagtattaaaattttcttactaAATTGTCCTACCTATTAAATTGTCTTACTGTGAAATTGTTCCACATTATATTACAcaagttttaagttaaattagaCTAAGTTTGCAAACTACTGGAGATATTGGTGAATTGCTGTCAAATCACATcctttcaataaatattgaggTTTTAATAGACATGTTCATAATGTTGAATCCCAACCTAACAATGATTCGGGTTTAAGGTTCTTCAAATATCAACAGTAATAACAAGACCAAAATGTGGTGTAAAATACTGTTCTAAGACTGCATTCATTTAGACAATCTAGGTGAACCTGACTTGATTAAAATTACAGTTAATAGATGAGCTTACTAACCGGTTCATTTTTGACTGCAGATAAATTCGGTGACACGGTGCCGGAATCGGCCTCTGGTTCCGCTTTTAATGACATCACATTACCAGGTAGTGGACTTTCTGATCATCACTCTCCCGCCTTCCAAAACTACGAAAACATGGacatatcaaaacaaaaactcatcagttctaaataaactacaaataacACATTGCGCACTTCAATACGTTCCAAAAAGCTTCAGAACACAAAACAACTTGTTTCTCATAAGAATGGCGAGGTGACCCATTTACGAAAACATATGAATTATCTACTCACGatatattactttttaaacacTATCTATCGTATTCTATGTTTAATTCCATATACCATGGGTTGTATACAAAGCTAAGTCGCTAATAAACACAGTGTTAAAACACAAACTCACATTAGCTTGATACGTCGACAACCAGAACAGCGGTATTTTAGGGAGAGATCGCTATGTGGCCTAATTCAATGCTTGAGTTCGATGCACAAAATACGTGTTACGCGTCTAActgtaaattgataaataagttAATCCCGGTTTTGCTTGAGTTATTTTAACATCTAAATACTATCACTATATTTATAAAGCTCTAAGAATAAGATTTTTGAAtgaattataaacttttaaccaaaaccattttgataaaaaaccGAACACCTgtaaagtgtttttttcttctacttAGTTAGTTATTGTATGTGGCAACATAAGTTACAGGTAAATGACGTCAGTTTGTGGTATCGTTCATCTCTTTTACTCCtacgaaaaaacattttttgccattcgtattttaagcaaaaaaaaatcgcagGTACATAcctgatttaaatattttttagaaggGGTGGATTAAAATAGCTGGGGTAAAATAGGTggattaacaatataaataaacgaaGTCACTTAAAGATTTAGCATATATTTATATGGGAATTAGAAAAAATAGATGTATATAACAATGTTAAATATCTCTTAttagtaaaaagtaatttaggCATTTCATAGTGAAATATAATTCACGTTTTTATTTccaagttatttatttgttttagattgatcccattaacttttttatgttatgGCAATATAATCCCGTTTGTTTCCTCAAATCACTGTCAAAATCTGGATGTGACAACCAGGAATTTTTGGTGTTGCCAAAATATGCTGAAAATTATCAGCTGTTGAAATCGTATCGTTGTTTCGATTTCACGTTTTTTGTACCTATTTTAtaatcactaaaataaaatgtttttttaagtgtcaGATGAGCAGTAAAATTGTTCATCACAAATACATGAAATAAACAACATACTGCAAATTAAACTCAATGTTAGCAGATAGTTTTCTATTTGGCAAGAATTATTAACGTCAGTATTGCATTTGTTGTCAAAGGTTATTTTTCTCTGCCAAttgccattatttttatttttgtctttgtaAAACATTGTGTACTTGTATTCTTCgtgttataaacaaataattgtaattcGATGCTTTTGATACTCTACATTAGTAGCATGACTGTGATTCAATTTTAGTATTGCTTCCAAAACTAAGAAGTATTATGAGTGACACATAAAGGAAATAAAGCCGTTTTATCATGTGTTCTACGACTATTGTATCATTTTTAAAGCAATGGAGATTGTGGATCAGGCCGTTCTTGATTGCGCTTTATGTTGTATTAATTATAGTACTAGTACCTATACTTATAGctcattcaataaataatggttttaaGAAGTCTGATCAAGGGTCTCTCGTGGGTGGGGGATTTGTGCTCCTCGCTGTGCCCATTTCCATATGGCAGATAACACAGCATGTTGTTCACTACACGAAGCCTATACTGCAAAAGCATATTATTaggtaagttattatttttattaaaaagttaattttgtagGTAATTTATTATGCAATACAGTGTAATAAAGAAACCATTTTTGAAATCTTATATGTATTTActcttctatttatttttatttgcagaaTATTGTGGATGGTACCAATCTATGCTTTGAATGCTTGGATAGGTCTGGAATTTCCAGAGCAGTCAATTTATGTTGATTCTCTAAGAGAATGTTATGAAgcttatgttatttataactttatgaAGTACTTGTTGAACTATCTCAATGAGGATCATGATTTGGAGGCGCTGTTGGAAACTAAACCTCAGATATATCATATATTCCCATTATGCTGTCTGTCTCCATGGGAAATGGGCAGGTAAGCTTAAACACATGTATTAAAAGATTATCCTTAATCAAATACTACCTAAATAacttgttaataatatatttgaatattatcaaattatatttacacattaagataatattcaaattctttttttaatcaaatttcataCCACACCATTCACAtacactttaatttaataataagataaactttttcataatgaattaaaataggattttataatgaaatatctaAATGCTTAAGAGAGCCTATTTTTATATTGGAGTGAAAGGGTAGCAATTAGTGTTCAATGTTtgtattaacaatttaataataaatataattgataaaaGCTATTCATATTGAACTTACAGATAATAAGTTTCAAGAGTACAAGTAAAGTGGTTTCATGCACTTgttatgattaatatttatttgttttaactgttatttGTCCATATGATTACGTAATACAAcagtagaaaaataattgttataactATCTTAATTGTTACTATTTCAATGTCatttgaactgttttttttattatcagtgtttatattaactttatatAAAGTAGACATTTTGCTTCACCAGTTCATTTTAATGGTAATCTAATTAGCCCACACTGTCCCATTGCTGTAATTTTCCCTTCTGTTTTCATACCTGAATGAATCAGCTTTTTGGAGATccagttttatgtttttaagctGCATCAACATTTGCAGCAACTATTGTTCTACCACCACCATCTTGATACCAAGGCTTAAACATGATATATTTACACTTTACAGAATGACTCACTAGGCTTATTAGCATTATCAACATATTAGgctaattgaaaaataattcatagTAATAGAATCAAGTGTTCACTGTAAAGTTTTGTTTCAGTGAATTTGTACACAATTGCAAGCATGGTATTCTACAGTACACAGTAGTAAGACCTATTACAACTGTAATATCAATGATTTGTGAACTATCAGGTGTTTATGGGGAGAGTGACTTCAGCCCTAAAGTAGCTTTCCCATACATGATAGCTATCAACAACCTGTCACAATTTGTGGCCATGTATTGCCTTGTACTGTTTTACAAGGCGAACAGGACAGAGTTGAAACCGATGAAGCCGATTGGTAAATTCTTGTGTATAAAAGCTGTGGTCTTCTTCT includes these proteins:
- the LOC113508492 gene encoding transmembrane protein 184C produces the protein MCSTTIVSFLKQWRLWIRPFLIALYVVLIIVLVPILIAHSINNGFKKSDQGSLVGGGFVLLAVPISIWQITQHVVHYTKPILQKHIIRILWMVPIYALNAWIGLEFPEQSIYVDSLRECYEAYVIYNFMKYLLNYLNEDHDLEALLETKPQIYHIFPLCCLSPWEMGSEFVHNCKHGILQYTVVRPITTVISMICELSGVYGESDFSPKVAFPYMIAINNLSQFVAMYCLVLFYKANRTELKPMKPIGKFLCIKAVVFFSFFQGVIINILVYCGVISSIFDISDSDKIKVKSSQLQDFLICIEMFLAAIAHHYSFSYKPYVSPHNPSPSCLGSFLAMWDVSDVKRDISEHLGVVGSSFSRRLRGKSMYHMARGYDESSRLVSEPVPSSSAPNLTVDLEPPTVEVRPSVYGSLDNTAAISTNSETEPLLDLHRDEPKYDPKV